Proteins found in one Kluyveromyces marxianus DMKU3-1042 DNA, complete genome, chromosome 2 genomic segment:
- the ATO2 gene encoding acetate uptake transporter family protein (accumulation of dyads protein 2): MTDYRKEGAKQLPNVTPQETSNTLYTEGDNSSEAPRGLTDDKEYNSSSSETDSHLKKRSGGNGNAEYVKIGGKTYMTSDLEEWLARDRDLEKQQPETEEKPADKGFANPMPVGLSCFAFCCLLLNMVNAHFRHVTNNKIVLGGALFYGGVIELLMGMLCYPLGDTFGMTVLCGYSGFWFSWAWLLTDQSHIMESYGTDAQMLRSAIGLYLICWVVFTTILWVCTMKSTWGLFLCFTFLEMMFILLAAGEFTNKVKVSKAGGWFGIFSALTAFYIIFSGLSNKDNCYIPLRQYALPKANFPR; this comes from the coding sequence ATGACTGATTATCGCAAGGAAGGTGCCAAACAGCTACCGAACGTGACTCCCCAAGAGACATCAAACACTCTCTATACCGAGGGGGACAACAGCAGCGAAGCTCCTCGCGGCTTGACTGATGATAAGGAGTACAACTCCAGCTCTAGCGAGACAGACTCACACCTCAAGAAGCGTTCTGGCGGTAACGGCAATGCCGAATACGTGAAGATTGGAGGCAAAACATATATGACATCTGATTTGGAGGAATGGCTAGCAAGAGACAGAGATCTCGAGAAGCAGCAACCGGAAACTGAAGAAAAACCAGCCGACAAGGGTTTCGCCAACCCAATGCCTGTTGGTCTATCTTGTTTTGCATTCTGTTGCTTGTTACTCAATATGGTCAATGCACACTTTAGACATGTTACTAATAACAAAATCGTGCTTGGTGGTGCGTTGTTCTACGGTGGTGTTATTGAGTTGCTAATGGGTATGCTTTGCTACCCACTTGGTGACACATTCGGTATGACAGTGCTTTGCGGGTATTCCGGTTTCTGGTTCAGTTGGGCATGGCTATTGACAGACCAATCGCACATCATGGAGAGCTACGGAACCGACGCACAAATGCTAAGAAGTGCCATTGGTTTGTACTTAATCTGTTGGGTAGTGTTCACCACTATCTTATGGGTGTGTACCATGAAGTCGACATGGGGCTTGTTCTTATGCTTTACCTTCCTAGAAATGATGTTCATCCTTCTAGCTGCTGGTGAATTTACAAACAAAGTCAAGGTCAGCAAGGCAGGTGGTTGGTTCGGTATATTCAGTGCCCTAACAGCATTCTACATCATATTCTCCGGGTTGTCTAATAAAGACAACTGTTACATACCTTTGAGACAATACGCTTTACCAAAGGCCAACTTCCCTCGCTAG